A genome region from Drosophila simulans strain w501 chromosome 2R, Prin_Dsim_3.1, whole genome shotgun sequence includes the following:
- the LOC6735691 gene encoding uncharacterized protein LOC6735691, translating into MSNPSAFYVHLEDPVQSDPPSGLHRKYRPFPTRPQEERLEEAEERRNRLGEQKVEQLSVRLARVALITDRHHRQTTQGWLDSQDRITRDMDEHVRKRTAEISKRLRNLSDHNHMVQVRKDEAKQEKLLRKLTHLYEAQNASTISRFWGKIHK; encoded by the coding sequence ATGAGCAACCCATCGGCCTTTTACGTGCACTTGGAGGATCCTGTGCAGAGTGATCCCCCCAGTGGACTGCACCGCAAGTACCGCCCATTTCCGACACGTCCCCAGGAGGAGCGTctggaggaggcggaggagcgcCGCAATCGGCTGGGTGAGCAAAAGGTGGAGCagctgtccgtccgtctggcGCGAGTGGCGCTGATCACGGATCGCCACCATCGCCAGACCACGCAAGGTTGGCTGGACTCCCAAGATCGCATTACTCGCGACATGGACGAACATGTGCGCAAGCGGACGGCAGAGATCTCGAAACGTTTGAGAAACCTCAGCGATCACAATCACATGGTTCAGGTGCGCAAGGACGAGGCCAAGCAGGAGAAGCTACTCCGGAAACTGACCCATCTCTACGAGGCGCAGAACGCCAGCACTATTTCGCGATTTTGGGGCAAAATTCACAAGTAG